ACCTTGATATTGACGAattctccaacaaaaacctTCGAGACCTCATCAATGAGCCGTCGTTCGACGTGGACCCGTTTCTCCACAAGAACTACCGGTTCGAGTCGATTGATTTGCTTACCAAAGAGCTCGCGGTCCTCCACTCGCAGCTCAACCAGGAATTGATACACCTCATCAATAACAATTTTGACCAGTTCATCAAACTCAGTCTCAGCTTGGACGGCTCGGCcgaattgatcaactcgaTTTCGGTAGACTTGaataacttcaacttgaagctcCAAGCAgtgattttcaagttcaataaggTCAATGGCCAGTTTAACCAGGTGTTACAGTTTCAGACAGACTTGAATCGGGTCAAGTTTAAAATCAACGCG
Above is a window of Yamadazyma tenuis chromosome 1, complete sequence DNA encoding:
- a CDS encoding uncharacterized protein (COG:U; EggNog:ENOG503P1RP), producing MSLDLDIDEFSNKNLRDLINEPSFDVDPFLHKNYRFESIDLLTKELAVLHSQLNQELIHLINNNFDQFIKLSLSLDGSAELINSISVDLNNFNLKLQAVIFKFNKVNGQFNQVLQFQTDLNRVKFKINAVLLTNKLISNLDGLLVLGSTGSPNPKQSVQLAKNMLNLSLNINNLQLITNHGLVNLKKFKSLLLELRSFLGSLKNLDSEDKFELFKVRKILDSINP